In Falco cherrug isolate bFalChe1 chromosome 5, bFalChe1.pri, whole genome shotgun sequence, one DNA window encodes the following:
- the C3AR1 gene encoding C3a anaphylatoxin chemotactic receptor, with the protein MPELLDHSSSHEQAAVYYASESIVSIVVFIIVFIFGIPGNGLVIWVAGLKMKKSVNIVWFLNLAVADFMCCLSLPFFVVHLALHEHWPYGWFLCKIIPSVIIFTMFASVFLLVAISIDRCLLVMKPVWCQNHRTVKPVSIICLGIWILAFIFCCPVFYYRDTSTLENRTHCGYSFGDFEEQDHIEGSVNELLEEYPSLAYNGNDTWGNSYEDLSSVPLPLVLINITRAVFGFVLPFGIMAVCYALIAFRMRANQFHKPRNKMLRTIVLVVAAFFICWAPYHVVGILSIVPTLETMEESLILWDHLSTALAYANSCINPLLYVFVGRDFRAKAWQSVQQILENAFTDEPTRSTTYSLHGSKSSTEKDVSSTV; encoded by the coding sequence ATGCCTGAACTCCTGGATCACAGCAGTTCACATGAACAGGCTGCTGTGTATTATGCATCAGAATCCATTGTCTCCATTGTTGTCTTCATCATCGTTTTCATCTTCGGTATCCCTGGCAATGGACTGGTGATCTGGGTAGCtggtctgaaaatgaaaaagtctgTGAACATTGTCTGGTTCCTAAACCTTGCTGTGGCTGACTTCATGTGCTGCTTGTCCTTGCCGTTTTTTGTTGTTCACCTGGCCCTCCATGAACACTGGCCATATGGTTGGTTCCTCTGCAAAATCATCCCATCAGTCATAATCTTCACTATGTTTGCTAGTGTCTTCCTACTTGTGGCCATCAGCATTGACCGGTGCCTCCTTGTGATGAAACCTGTCTGGTGCCAAAATCATCGGACAGTGAAACCTGTATCAATAATATGCCTTGGCATTTGGATCCTAgccttcattttctgctgtccTGTCTTCTACTACCGTGACACTAGCACTCTTGAGAACAGAACTCACTGTGGGTACAGTTTTGGAGATTTTGAGGAGCAAGATCATATAGAGGGTTCTGTAAATGAGTTATTGGAAGAATACCCATCTTTAGCCTACAACGGTAATGACACATGGGGAAATTCCTACGAAGATCTCTCTTCTGTGCCGCTTCCCTTAGTGCTAATTAACATCACTAGAGCTGTCTTTGGCTTTGTACTCCCCTTTGGCATAATGGCAGTTTGCTATGCTCTTATTGCTTTCAGAATGCGTGCCAATCAGTTTCACAAGCCACGCAACAAGATGCTGCGAACAATTGTGCTCGTGGTAGCTGCATTCTTCATCTGCTGGGCTCCGTACCACGTAGTTGGGATTCTGTCCATTGTACCTACTCTTGAAACAATGGAGGAGTCATTGATCCTCTGGGATCACCTCTCTACAGCACTTGCCTATGCCAACAGCTGCATTAACCCCCTGCTCTATGTTTTTGTGGGACGGGACTTCAGGGCAAAGGCATGGCAATCAGTGCAACAAATCTTGGAAAATGCCTTTACTGATGAACCAACACGTTCGACCACTTACTCCCTTCATGGAAGCAAGAGTTCAACAGAGAAGGATGTAAGCAGCACAGTGTAA
- the NECAP1 gene encoding adaptin ear-binding coat-associated protein 1 — protein sequence MAAAELEYESVLCVKPDVNVYRIPPRTSNRGYRASDWKLDHPDWTGRLRVTSKGKTAYIKLEDKVSGELFAQAPIDQYPGIAVETVTDSSRYFVIRIQDGTGRSAFIGIGFTDRGDAFDFNVSLQDHFKWVKQETEISKESQEADTRPKLDLGFKEGQTIKLNIGNMTTKKGGAAKPRVSGSGGLSLLPPPPGGKIAVPPIPPPSSTAIANHVTPPPVQKSSTVSNADILLDLDAPASASKAPASATTDLWGDFSTASSAVPNQAPQQSNWVQF from the exons ATGGCGGCGGCAGAGCTGGAGTACGAGTCCGTCCTCTGTGTGAAGCCCGATGTCAACGTCTACCGCATTCCGCCGCGCACTTCCAACCGCGGGTACAG ggCATCAGACTGGAAATTGGACCATCCAGACTGGACAGGGCGGCTTCGTGTCACCTCCAAAGGCAAAACTGCATACATAAAACTGGAGGACAAGGTTTCAG GAGAACTCTTTGCCCAGGCTCCTATAGATCAGTACCCTGGCATTGCAGTAGAGACTGTGACAGATTCCAGCCGCTATTTTGTCATTCGAATTCAGGATGGGACTG GACGAAGTGCTTTTATAGGCATTGGCTTCACGGATCGTGGTGATGCCTTTGACTTCAACGTCTCTTTGCAGGATCACTTCAA GTGGGTGAAGCAGGAGACTGAGATCTCCAAGGAGTCCCAGGAAGCTGACACACGTCCCAAATTAGACTTGGGGTTTAAGGAAGGGCAGACCATCAAACTGAACATTGGG AACATGACAACAAAGAAAGGAGGAGCAGCTAAACCCCGTGTGTCTGGATCGGGGGGCCTAAgcctgctgccacccccaccAGGAGGCAAAATTGCAGTCCCTCCTATACCTCCCCCTTCTTCCACAGCCATTGCCAACCATGTCACACCGCCACCCGTGCAGAAATCCAGTACTGTGAGCAATGCAG ATATTCTATTAGACTTAGATGCCCCTGCATCTGCATCCAAGGCACCAGCATCAGCTACCACAGACCTCTGGGGAGACTTCAGCACTGCATCCAG tgctgttcCCAATCAGGCTCCTCAGCAGTCCAACTGGGTCCAGTTCTGA